The following coding sequences are from one Desulfosporosinus orientis DSM 765 window:
- a CDS encoding CoB--CoM heterodisulfide reductase iron-sulfur subunit A family protein yields MAQKSILVVGGGVSGLTAAIEASEAGNEVYLVEQKSYLGGRVAQMNQYFPKLCPPNCGLEINFKRIKQNPRIKFFTLSEVEKIDGVEGDYTVTIKSNPRYVNQNCTACGKCTEVCPAERSNEFNYGMDKTPAIYKAHEFAFPMKYVIDSTACLGSECGKCVEACQYGAIELDMTAKSFNLNVGSIVWATGWEPYDATKVDYYGFGRHQNVITNVIMERLAANNGPTKGKIVRPSDGKEAKTIAFVQCAGSRDENNLPYCSGVCCMASLKQATYVKAMYPDAKVYMFYIDVRAMGKHEEFYKNVENDITMIKGKVGEITENPETKDLIVQVENQLTGEIMKETVDMVVLATGMVPAASNAPIACDEDGFVLSNPQPGIYSAGCVKKPLDVSSSVKDSTSAALKAIQSTVRR; encoded by the coding sequence ATGGCGCAAAAGAGTATTTTAGTAGTCGGAGGGGGAGTAAGCGGACTTACAGCCGCTATTGAAGCTTCCGAGGCGGGAAACGAGGTCTATCTGGTTGAACAGAAATCCTATCTAGGTGGAAGAGTTGCCCAGATGAATCAGTATTTCCCTAAATTGTGCCCCCCAAACTGTGGGTTGGAAATTAATTTTAAACGGATTAAGCAAAATCCCCGCATTAAATTCTTCACTTTATCGGAAGTTGAAAAGATTGACGGTGTTGAAGGGGATTATACTGTTACGATTAAGTCGAATCCCCGTTATGTGAATCAGAACTGCACAGCATGTGGAAAGTGTACAGAAGTATGTCCAGCAGAACGGTCTAATGAATTTAATTATGGAATGGATAAAACCCCTGCCATTTATAAAGCTCATGAGTTCGCTTTCCCAATGAAATATGTGATAGATAGTACAGCTTGCTTAGGATCTGAGTGCGGTAAATGTGTTGAAGCATGTCAATATGGTGCTATTGAACTGGATATGACAGCTAAAAGCTTCAACTTGAATGTTGGATCAATTGTTTGGGCTACCGGTTGGGAGCCTTATGATGCCACTAAAGTTGACTATTACGGTTTTGGACGGCATCAGAATGTTATTACCAATGTCATCATGGAACGTTTAGCAGCCAACAACGGACCTACAAAAGGCAAGATTGTTCGTCCTTCAGACGGCAAGGAAGCAAAAACCATCGCCTTTGTTCAATGTGCTGGTTCCCGTGATGAAAACAACCTGCCTTACTGTTCTGGAGTATGTTGCATGGCTTCCCTTAAACAAGCAACTTATGTAAAAGCAATGTATCCGGACGCTAAGGTTTATATGTTTTATATCGATGTCAGAGCCATGGGCAAACACGAAGAATTCTATAAAAATGTTGAAAATGATATCACCATGATCAAAGGAAAAGTTGGTGAGATCACGGAAAATCCGGAAACAAAAGACTTAATTGTTCAAGTAGAGAACCAACTGACCGGCGAAATTATGAAAGAAACCGTTGATATGGTTGTGTTGGCAACGGGAATGGTTCCAGCTGCTTCGAACGCTCCAATAGCTTGTGATGAGGACGGGTTTGTTCTTTCCAATCCACAACCAGGGATTTACAGCGCTGGATGTGTCAAAAAACCGTTGGATGTTTCCTCCTCGGTAAAAGATTCTACGTCTGCAGCGCTTAAAGCCATTCAATCTACGGTGAGGAGGTAG